One genomic region from Campylobacter sp. RM5004 encodes:
- a CDS encoding acyl-CoA thioesterase has product MKELKEATLRLVAMPQDTNPAGNIFGGWIMSQIDLAGAVAAKELANGRVVTIAVEQMTFKKPVFVGDIVSFHAKVIKVGNTSIQVQVEVIAERCSPKLYGVCVPVTSAVLTYVNVDENGEKIKIDENLKRYKGF; this is encoded by the coding sequence ATGAAAGAATTAAAAGAAGCTACATTAAGATTAGTAGCAATGCCACAAGATACAAATCCCGCAGGAAATATTTTCGGTGGTTGGATAATGAGCCAAATAGACTTAGCAGGTGCAGTAGCTGCTAAAGAATTAGCAAATGGTAGAGTTGTAACTATTGCAGTAGAGCAAATGACTTTTAAAAAGCCTGTATTTGTAGGAGATATAGTAAGTTTTCACGCAAAAGTAATAAAAGTAGGAAATACATCTATTCAAGTGCAAGTTGAAGTTATTGCTGAGCGTTGCTCTCCTAAATTATACGGAGTTTGTGTGCCTGTTACAAGCGCTGTTTTAACTTATGTAAATGTAGATGAAAACGGAGAAAAAATAAAAATAGATGAAAATCTAAAACGCTATAAGGGATTTTAA
- a CDS encoding flagellin: MNQTPPPLSAHANASMNNRAIDSSLSKLNSGFRINSAADDASGMAIADSLRSQASSLGKAIMNANDAIGIIQTADKAMDEQIKILETIKNKAIQSAQDGQTTETRKALQADISRLMEELDNIGNTTSFNGQKLLSGTFSNKEFQIGAYSNETVKASIGATTSDKIGLTRFETGHNVRAADLANLDDGNVTITFKNVDGINDITLEPVKMADKDANNRPVIKAGQGLGALAEAINKASDKTGVKASVTTETVFAQTIKAGSTTEDFTINGVKIGKIEVKDKDGNGALRAAINSVKDQTGVEASVDSKGRLVLNNRDGRGINITDGTFGTPTQKLTDAANAVIIPTGTANGITGIFDGAGAMTGQATAANGLDITNAITNNAANTDSYSNLKQKLEGQGQFDIISKTAEQEALNAMAGQVNNQGQFGAALGLDITGGLTGVTDPNVTTQLDAVNNSKNMDELKTNLEALKKELISQKNNLNQADLANNFTNAGSATAAGSALGIDAAMAKVDGWIKAANTPLGMSSIVGLSEQNSVNFGRLSLVSNNGKDIQIEAQNGAGANVTAAIGYDKNVSEKTISLRETNSTIDKDLADAMGFNSEEWMNTGTTIDGLAAEVDHTNGYAAGVMTLKGAQAMMNIAETAQKALEAIRSDLGSVQNQLVSTVNNISVTQVNVKAAESNIRDVDFAEESATFSKHQILAQSGVYAMSQANAVQQNVMRLLQ, translated from the coding sequence ATTAATCAAACTCCCCCACCATTAAGCGCTCACGCTAATGCTTCTATGAACAATAGAGCTATTGATAGCTCACTTTCAAAGCTAAACTCAGGTTTTAGAATTAATAGTGCTGCTGATGATGCTTCAGGTATGGCAATTGCAGATAGCTTAAGAAGTCAAGCTAGTTCACTTGGTAAGGCTATTATGAATGCTAATGATGCTATTGGTATTATTCAAACAGCTGATAAGGCTATGGATGAGCAAATTAAAATACTTGAAACTATTAAGAATAAAGCTATTCAATCAGCTCAAGATGGTCAAACAACTGAGACAAGAAAGGCGCTTCAAGCTGATATTTCAAGACTTATGGAAGAGCTTGATAATATTGGTAATACTACATCATTTAACGGTCAAAAGCTACTATCTGGAACGTTTTCAAATAAGGAGTTTCAAATTGGTGCTTATTCAAATGAGACTGTTAAGGCTAGTATTGGGGCAACTACAAGTGATAAGATTGGTTTAACTAGGTTTGAGACTGGGCATAATGTGAGGGCGGCGGATTTGGCTAATTTAGATGATGGTAATGTAACTATAACATTCAAAAACGTAGATGGCATAAACGATATTACGCTAGAACCAGTTAAAATGGCAGATAAAGATGCTAATAATCGTCCTGTAATTAAAGCTGGTCAAGGCTTAGGTGCTTTAGCAGAAGCTATTAACAAGGCTAGTGATAAGACGGGTGTAAAAGCAAGTGTAACTACTGAAACAGTATTTGCTCAAACAATTAAAGCGGGTTCAACTACTGAAGATTTTACAATTAATGGTGTAAAAATCGGTAAGATTGAAGTTAAAGACAAAGACGGAAACGGAGCGCTTAGAGCTGCTATTAACTCAGTTAAAGATCAAACAGGAGTAGAAGCTTCGGTTGATAGTAAGGGTAGACTTGTACTAAACAATAGAGATGGTAGGGGAATTAATATCACAGATGGAACATTTGGAACACCTACACAAAAATTAACTGATGCAGCTAATGCCGTAATAATCCCAACAGGAACAGCAAATGGAATTACTGGAATTTTTGATGGTGCTGGTGCAATGACTGGACAAGCAACAGCTGCTAATGGCCTTGATATCACAAATGCTATTACAAATAATGCAGCCAATACAGATAGTTATTCAAATTTAAAACAAAAGCTTGAAGGACAAGGGCAATTTGATATTATTTCTAAAACAGCAGAACAAGAAGCGTTAAATGCTATGGCTGGTCAAGTTAATAACCAAGGTCAATTTGGAGCTGCCTTAGGCTTAGATATTACAGGTGGTTTAACAGGTGTTACTGACCCTAATGTAACAACTCAATTAGATGCAGTCAATAACTCTAAAAACATGGATGAGTTAAAAACTAATTTAGAAGCATTAAAAAAAGAATTAATATCACAAAAAAATAATTTGAATCAAGCAGATTTAGCAAATAATTTTACAAATGCAGGTTCTGCTACAGCTGCAGGTAGTGCGTTAGGTATAGATGCTGCTATGGCAAAAGTTGATGGTTGGATTAAAGCAGCTAATACTCCATTAGGCATGAGTAGCATTGTTGGTTTAAGTGAACAAAATTCAGTTAATTTTGGAAGATTAAGTTTAGTTTCAAATAATGGTAAAGATATTCAAATAGAGGCACAAAATGGTGCCGGAGCAAATGTAACCGCTGCTATAGGTTATGATAAAAACGTTAGTGAAAAAACAATTTCACTAAGAGAAACAAACTCAACAATAGATAAAGACTTAGCAGATGCAATGGGCTTTAATAGTGAAGAATGGATGAATACAGGAACAACTATAGATGGATTAGCTGCAGAAGTAGACCATACTAACGGCTACGCAGCAGGTGTAATGACTCTAAAAGGTGCTCAAGCTATGATGAACATTGCTGAAACTGCTCAAAAAGCTCTTGAAGCAATTCGTTCAGACCTTGGTTCTGTGCAAAACCAACTTGTTTCAACTGTAAATAATATTTCAGTTACTCAAGTAAACGTTAAAGCTGCTGAAAGTAATATTAGAGATGTTGACTTTGCAGAAGAAAGTGCTACATTTAGTAAGCACCAAATATTAGCTCAATCAGGTGTTTATGCAATGAGCCAAGCTAACGCTGTTCAACAAAACGTAATGAGATTATTACAATAG
- a CDS encoding HMA2 domain-containing protein has protein sequence MNKAEILEKVLKYITITHHTNGRLRLDISSKIKELKDLENYNLDEVFTLKGINEVKVNKILGKVTILYDFNLISKASLDNLINAKNIDEINEALKELNIA, from the coding sequence ATGAATAAGGCAGAAATTTTAGAAAAAGTTTTAAAATACATCACGATTACCCATCATACAAATGGGAGATTAAGACTTGATATTTCTAGCAAAATTAAAGAATTAAAAGATTTAGAAAACTACAATCTTGACGAAGTTTTTACACTAAAAGGAATTAACGAAGTAAAAGTTAATAAAATTTTAGGCAAGGTTACTATTTTATATGATTTTAACCTTATTAGCAAAGCAAGTCTTGATAATTTAATTAATGCGAAAAATATTGATGAAATTAATGAAGCCTTAAAGGAGCTTAACATTGCTTGA
- a CDS encoding M23 family metallopeptidase — protein MKKLFFITILSTILLSNDLINGKVDISIQNPTISKSEITYSKYPINGKTLLILAPNYRSANKTLSIVLDDKEYSFLVKEGEYKKEQIKLAKPSIIKPNKKLQERISKEYNEAVKIYAKSTPKSYIKKPFILPLNSVITSPFGSARVFENTLKSYHSGTDFRAAIGVSVPASNDGVVVIAQDRYYSGGSVVIDHGFGVYSQYYHLSKINVKVGDFVKQSDIVGLSGDTGRVSGPHLHFGIAIKGVSVDPLDFIEKFNAKAFN, from the coding sequence ATGAAAAAATTATTTTTTATTACGATTTTAAGCACGATTTTATTATCAAACGACCTTATTAATGGTAAAGTTGATATTAGCATTCAAAATCCAACGATTAGTAAAAGTGAAATCACTTATTCAAAATACCCTATAAATGGCAAAACTTTATTAATCTTAGCTCCTAATTATCGCTCAGCTAATAAGACTTTAAGCATTGTTTTAGATGATAAAGAATATAGCTTTTTGGTTAAAGAAGGCGAGTACAAAAAAGAGCAAATCAAACTAGCAAAACCATCAATCATAAAGCCAAATAAAAAACTTCAAGAAAGAATTAGTAAAGAATATAATGAAGCAGTTAAAATCTATGCAAAAAGCACACCAAAAAGCTATATAAAAAAGCCTTTTATTTTGCCATTAAATAGCGTTATTACAAGTCCATTTGGAAGTGCAAGAGTATTTGAAAATACTCTTAAAAGTTATCATTCAGGAACTGATTTTAGAGCTGCAATTGGAGTTAGTGTTCCAGCTAGTAATGATGGCGTTGTAGTAATCGCACAAGATAGATATTATTCAGGCGGAAGTGTTGTAATTGATCATGGATTTGGAGTGTATTCTCAATATTATCACTTAAGTAAAATAAATGTAAAAGTTGGAGATTTTGTTAAGCAATCAGATATCGTTGGACTTAGCGGAGATACAGGAAGGGTAAGTGGGCCGCATCTTCATTTTGGTATCGCTATAAAAGGAGTTAGCGTTGATCCACTTGATTTTATAGAGAAATTTAACGCAAAGGCTTTTAATTGA
- a CDS encoding uracil-xanthine permease family protein has protein sequence MFKDAVSGLQILFVAFGAMVLVPLLTGLNPAMALLGAGCGTIIFQIITKFKVPIFLGSSFAFITPIIYSMKEWGINSTMFALFCTGFVYFIFAAIIKTKGEKFIEKLFPAVVIGPVIIVIGLSVAVSAAGMAMGMSGSNQVIDKDIALMLSTFSFLVTIVVAIFGSKMFKLVPILIGAICGYLIAFVLGYVDTTAIKAAPWFAVPHFETPSINFSAAIFMIPVAIAPVIEHIGAVMAIGAVTKKDYTKDPGLHRTLSGDGVGVCVAGLIGGPPVTTYSEVTGAIMITKNAQVKIMTWAAIFAICLAFVGKFNAILSSIPLPVMGGVMILLFGTIASLGVKTLVDAKIDLTNNKNLVIISSTLIVGVGGLSANFGSISFSGVGLSALLAIVLNLILPNKQD, from the coding sequence ATGTTTAAAGATGCAGTATCTGGACTTCAGATTTTATTTGTAGCTTTTGGTGCAATGGTTTTGGTTCCTTTACTTACAGGACTTAACCCTGCAATGGCTCTTTTAGGTGCTGGGTGTGGGACAATTATCTTTCAAATTATTACGAAATTTAAAGTTCCTATTTTTCTTGGCTCATCGTTTGCATTCATAACCCCTATAATTTATTCTATGAAAGAATGGGGAATTAATTCAACTATGTTTGCTTTATTTTGCACGGGATTTGTATATTTTATCTTCGCTGCAATTATTAAAACAAAAGGCGAAAAGTTTATTGAAAAGCTTTTTCCAGCAGTTGTAATTGGCCCTGTAATTATAGTAATAGGTCTTAGCGTTGCAGTAAGTGCAGCAGGAATGGCTATGGGTATGAGTGGCTCAAATCAAGTGATTGATAAAGATATAGCTTTAATGCTTTCTACTTTTTCATTCTTAGTTACTATTGTTGTTGCGATTTTTGGCTCAAAAATGTTTAAATTAGTTCCTATTTTAATAGGTGCTATTTGTGGATATTTAATAGCTTTTGTTTTAGGCTATGTGGATACAACGGCGATTAAAGCAGCTCCTTGGTTTGCTGTGCCACATTTTGAGACACCTAGCATTAATTTTAGTGCAGCAATTTTTATGATACCTGTTGCAATCGCTCCTGTAATTGAGCATATTGGAGCGGTTATGGCAATTGGTGCAGTAACTAAAAAAGACTACACAAAAGACCCAGGCTTACATAGAACCTTAAGTGGTGATGGTGTTGGAGTTTGTGTTGCAGGTTTAATTGGTGGTCCTCCTGTTACAACATATTCAGAAGTAACTGGTGCAATTATGATTACAAAAAACGCACAAGTAAAGATTATGACTTGGGCTGCAATATTTGCGATTTGCCTTGCGTTTGTAGGCAAATTTAATGCGATTTTAAGTTCTATTCCATTACCTGTAATGGGCGGTGTTATGATACTTTTATTTGGAACAATCGCAAGCCTTGGTGTAAAAACCTTAGTTGATGCTAAAATAGATTTAACTAATAATAAAAACTTAGTAATCATAAGCTCTACTTTGATAGTAGGCGTTGGCGGATTAAGTGCAAATTTTGGAAGCATTTCGTTTTCTGGAGTTGGGCTTAGTGCTTTACTAGCTATTGTTTTAAATCTAATCTTGCCTAATAAACAAGATTAA
- a CDS encoding ferritin-like domain-containing protein translates to MRDYGSELFSVLSESDWAKKLAKFDDFYDDFLSNKLAFNEYEPLILDEPSYAKSLDIIHPTRIKRPKELSSDAALAKTLHQVAHIEYSAIDLALDAAYRFYKDGGLDYASDWLEVAREECLHFSLINDALNELGFSYGDFGVHTNLFDAMKATNENLQVRMGVVHRHLEACGLDANPYVVNKINSTKNPIKSKLLEILNIILHDEVSHVSKGDKWYKYAGGRSDNFCELLLEYKHLIRPIKNMNENARILAGYTKEELEEIKKNFD, encoded by the coding sequence ATGAGAGACTATGGAAGTGAATTATTTAGCGTATTAAGTGAGAGTGATTGGGCGAAGAAATTAGCCAAATTTGATGATTTTTACGATGATTTTTTGAGTAATAAATTAGCTTTTAATGAATACGAGCCTTTAATTTTAGATGAGCCAAGCTATGCAAAAAGCCTTGATATTATTCATCCAACGAGAATAAAACGACCAAAAGAGCTAAGCTCTGATGCTGCCTTAGCAAAGACACTTCATCAAGTAGCGCATATAGAATATTCTGCGATTGATTTAGCACTTGATGCTGCTTATAGATTTTATAAGGACGGCGGATTAGATTATGCAAGCGATTGGCTTGAGGTTGCTCGTGAGGAATGTCTTCATTTTAGCCTAATAAACGATGCTTTAAATGAATTAGGATTTTCTTATGGAGATTTTGGGGTTCATACAAATTTATTTGATGCAATGAAGGCTACGAATGAAAATCTGCAAGTTAGAATGGGCGTAGTTCATAGGCATTTAGAAGCTTGTGGGCTTGATGCAAACCCTTATGTGGTAAATAAAATTAACAGCACAAAAAACCCTATAAAATCAAAGCTTTTAGAGATTTTAAACATCATTCTTCACGATGAGGTAAGTCATGTTAGCAAGGGCGATAAATGGTATAAATATGCCGGCGGAAGGAGCGATAATTTTTGCGAATTATTGCTTGAGTATAAACATTTGATTAGACCTATAAAGAATATGAACGAAAACGCTAGAATACTAGCAGGCTATACAAAAGAAGAATTAGAAGAGATTAAAAAGAATTTTGATTAA
- a CDS encoding SAM-dependent methyltransferase has product MIFSKYFDAWSKEYYKQGVNVGKSGDFYTAVSVGELFGFLCAKRFIALVDEKILSLPIDVVEIGANEGYLLGDFLRYLEDKRPDIYKQISINIIEPHDNLRVLQKKNLKQDFKHFYLDDFVSDNAFFLANELFDAFACELYKNKQFAYIENDEIVFKNHNEKYEYLDEFGFSNCEFSPSIYEFLKTINKNCKSFYFLTFDYFNTYVKDDFSIRIFKNHELIDPFNANLKELFGKCDITWNVNYHEFEYYLKKLNLKHSFKKQSRALMEFGVDEFSDIKYANAIKYLFFGFSDNFHCLEFSKIN; this is encoded by the coding sequence TTGATATTTTCTAAATATTTTGACGCTTGGAGCAAAGAGTATTATAAACAAGGCGTAAATGTCGGTAAAAGTGGGGATTTTTATACAGCTGTTAGTGTTGGAGAGCTTTTTGGCTTTTTATGTGCTAAAAGATTTATTGCTTTGGTTGATGAAAAGATTTTGAGCTTACCTATTGATGTGGTTGAAATCGGTGCTAATGAAGGGTATTTATTAGGAGATTTTTTAAGATATTTAGAAGATAAACGCCCTGATATTTATAAGCAAATTAGTATAAATATAATTGAACCGCACGATAATCTAAGAGTTTTGCAAAAGAAGAATTTAAAACAGGATTTTAAACATTTTTATTTAGATGATTTTGTAAGTGATAATGCCTTTTTCTTAGCAAATGAGCTTTTTGACGCTTTTGCTTGTGAGCTTTATAAAAATAAGCAATTTGCATATATAGAAAATGATGAAATCGTATTTAAAAATCACAATGAAAAATATGAATATTTAGATGAATTTGGTTTTAGTAATTGTGAGTTTTCGCCTAGTATTTATGAGTTTTTAAAAACTATTAATAAAAACTGCAAGAGCTTTTATTTTCTTACATTTGATTATTTTAACACTTATGTTAAAGATGATTTTAGCATTAGGATTTTTAAAAACCATGAGCTAATTGACCCATTTAACGCTAATTTAAAAGAATTATTTGGAAAATGCGATATAACTTGGAATGTAAATTATCACGAATTTGAGTATTATCTTAAAAAACTTAATTTAAAGCATAGTTTTAAAAAGCAATCAAGAGCTTTAATGGAGTTTGGAGTAGATGAGTTTAGTGATATAAAATACGCTAATGCTATAAAGTATTTATTCTTTGGATTTAGTGATAATTTTCATTGTTTAGAATTTAGTAAAATAAATTAA
- a CDS encoding YtxH domain-containing protein, whose translation MLTSNRVPNDHLLSSGLNHFFTTQDFKTSLKAGAISYFAIKASNEIAKKDYKSALISGVSGILINQFLGEKQMANNNPYLNNNSNNQWNNNWNNNWNNPNCPYNPYLNNQNYNNQNFNQANNQGLFNSLTQQGNGLFGSPLVKGILIGAAVTYLLSNKDAKDTLAKGVAKLQNFASAAIEEFKEQVEDAKASMQE comes from the coding sequence ATGCTAACTTCAAATAGAGTTCCGAACGACCATTTATTAAGTTCGGGACTAAATCATTTTTTTACAACGCAAGATTTTAAAACAAGTTTAAAGGCAGGTGCAATTTCATATTTTGCTATTAAAGCTAGCAATGAAATCGCTAAAAAAGATTATAAAAGCGCTTTGATTTCAGGCGTTAGCGGAATTTTAATAAATCAATTTTTAGGAGAAAAACAAATGGCAAATAATAATCCATATTTAAATAATAATTCAAACAATCAATGGAATAATAACTGGAACAACAACTGGAACAATCCAAATTGTCCTTACAATCCATATTTAAATAACCAAAATTACAATAATCAAAATTTTAATCAAGCAAACAATCAAGGACTATTTAACTCACTTACACAGCAAGGAAATGGTCTTTTTGGCTCTCCTTTAGTTAAAGGGATTTTAATAGGTGCTGCGGTTACTTATTTACTAAGCAATAAAGATGCAAAAGATACTTTAGCAAAAGGCGTTGCGAAATTACAAAATTTTGCTAGTGCAGCTATTGAAGAGTTTAAAGAGCAAGTAGAAGATGCAAAAGCTTCAATGCAAGAATAA
- a CDS encoding heavy metal translocating P-type ATPase: MQKLQCKNNCKIIHHSKNRLRIRLNDLNNLSDNHLLVSEFNLSFSGIFVSVNNAAKSIVFTSSKEITKELAEKILSFFSTYNVKQLAKAKETPSKAMIYTSALALANSYKTNPIFDAAFSKLSAIPLLKEGALELVNEGLTSKVLEAAAVGVSLIRQDYKAANSTNLMLSIGEYIEESVVAKSDDLIKELAKPQTTHAWVESNGELKKISVKDLKIGDIVVVGQGDSIAVDGYIVDGDASINQVSMTGEAEAVSKSRGDRVLSGTVVVDGRIKIWAESVGENTSTAKILHYMKDCLEEKSKIGQKAYKLADSLVPVTLGLAGLAYLYKGSAAMASVLQADYSCALKLATPVAFKSAISYAGKRQILLKGSTALENLSSVDTFVFDKTGTLTHGDLKVESVHVFSPKYDEKTLLNLSASAEEHYFHPVAEAIVRAAKERGFSHINHGEVEFIVAHGVKTSIDNEEVIIGSRHFLEDDEGVDFSIANGEIKELLDKGLTLLYVAKAKELLGVIAMKDEIRHNAKEVLTKLKQNGVKELIMLTGDIKSRAEEVAKELGIDRVYSELLPQDKASILEQLKAEGKKVAFIGDGINDAPSLVKADVGISMQKGADLAKASADIGLLRDDFACILEAKMIANETMKKIDKNFSTTVWVNSFILGAATLGFLSPAATAFAHNGTTIALLANAIKHKKLF, translated from the coding sequence ATGCAAAAGCTTCAATGCAAGAATAATTGTAAAATTATTCATCATTCTAAAAATCGTCTTAGAATTAGGCTAAATGACCTAAATAATCTAAGCGATAATCATTTATTAGTAAGCGAGTTTAACCTTAGCTTTTCAGGTATTTTCGTAAGTGTTAATAATGCTGCAAAAAGTATAGTATTTACAAGCTCAAAAGAGATTACAAAAGAATTAGCTGAAAAAATATTAAGCTTTTTTAGCACTTATAATGTAAAGCAACTTGCAAAAGCAAAAGAAACTCCTAGCAAGGCTATGATTTATACTTCAGCCTTAGCATTAGCAAATAGCTATAAAACAAATCCTATTTTTGATGCTGCTTTTTCAAAATTAAGTGCTATTCCACTACTTAAAGAAGGTGCTTTAGAACTAGTAAATGAAGGTTTAACTTCTAAAGTTCTTGAAGCTGCTGCGGTTGGAGTAAGCCTAATTAGACAAGATTATAAAGCTGCAAACAGCACAAATCTAATGCTAAGCATAGGTGAATATATAGAAGAAAGTGTTGTGGCAAAAAGCGATGATTTGATAAAAGAACTAGCAAAACCACAAACAACTCATGCTTGGGTAGAATCTAATGGCGAACTTAAAAAAATTAGCGTAAAAGACTTAAAAATAGGCGATATTGTTGTTGTTGGTCAAGGAGATAGCATTGCAGTTGATGGCTATATTGTTGATGGCGATGCAAGTATTAATCAAGTTTCTATGACAGGAGAAGCCGAAGCTGTTAGTAAAAGCCGTGGAGATAGGGTTTTAAGTGGGACTGTGGTAGTTGATGGGCGTATTAAAATATGGGCTGAAAGCGTTGGAGAAAACACATCAACCGCAAAAATCTTGCATTATATGAAAGACTGCTTAGAAGAAAAATCAAAAATAGGTCAAAAAGCTTATAAATTAGCAGATAGCTTAGTTCCTGTTACACTAGGACTTGCAGGACTTGCTTATTTATATAAAGGAAGTGCAGCGATGGCTAGCGTTCTTCAAGCTGATTATTCATGCGCTTTAAAATTAGCAACTCCAGTAGCATTTAAGAGTGCTATTTCTTATGCAGGAAAAAGACAAATATTACTTAAAGGTAGCACTGCATTAGAGAATTTAAGCTCGGTTGATACCTTTGTATTTGATAAAACAGGCACTTTAACTCATGGAGATTTAAAGGTTGAAAGCGTTCATGTATTTAGTCCAAAATACGATGAAAAAACCTTGCTAAACCTTAGCGCAAGTGCTGAAGAGCATTATTTTCACCCTGTTGCAGAAGCCATTGTAAGAGCTGCTAAAGAGCGTGGATTTTCTCATATAAATCACGGAGAAGTAGAATTTATCGTTGCACATGGGGTAAAAACAAGTATTGATAATGAAGAAGTAATCATAGGCTCAAGACACTTTTTAGAAGATGATGAAGGCGTTGATTTTTCTATTGCAAATGGCGAGATTAAAGAGCTTTTAGATAAGGGTTTAACTCTTTTATATGTTGCAAAAGCAAAAGAGCTTTTAGGCGTAATCGCTATGAAAGATGAAATAAGACACAACGCAAAAGAAGTCCTTACAAAGCTTAAGCAAAACGGCGTAAAAGAGCTAATAATGCTAACAGGCGATATTAAAAGTAGAGCCGAAGAAGTGGCAAAGGAGCTTGGAATTGATAGAGTTTATTCAGAGCTTTTACCGCAAGATAAAGCAAGTATTTTAGAGCAATTAAAGGCTGAAGGTAAAAAAGTTGCTTTCATAGGAGATGGCATAAACGACGCTCCATCACTTGTAAAGGCTGATGTTGGTATTTCTATGCAAAAAGGTGCTGATTTAGCAAAAGCAAGTGCTGATATAGGATTACTAAGAGATGATTTTGCTTGTATTTTAGAAGCTAAAATGATAGCAAATGAAACTATGAAAAAAATTGATAAAAACTTTAGCACAACCGTTTGGGTGAATTCGTTTATATTAGGTGCTGCTACTTTAGGATTTTTAAGCCCTGCCGCAACAGCCTTTGCGCATAACGGAACGACAATAGCACTTCTAGCAAATGCTATAAAACACAAAAAATTATTTTAA
- a CDS encoding RsmB/NOP family class I SAM-dependent RNA methyltransferase, with the protein MIFNHAEHFSEIYGFKKPLDLEYFGVFINSIKCCEDEFLKAFSEYLPTKLDDNFYIFRQEFKIGISTHDLAINGGIYIQDYSSYLCAKALNVSSSDIILDMCAAPGGKSINLANFSGNCENLSSNELNSKRFHKLKTILANYGVKAKTYNHDGILIGRKTPKRFSKILLDAPCSTFMHDFSIEKSHKEIKQIATTQKKLLNSALTALKVGGELVYSTCTHNFYENEAVIYNALNSKFGVELLDISLPCEYLQGLSNYDEKYSDDRLTKTYRIKPSNTHSGFFIAKLRKIK; encoded by the coding sequence ATGATATTTAACCACGCCGAGCATTTTAGCGAGATTTATGGATTTAAAAAGCCTTTGGATTTGGAGTATTTCGGAGTATTTATAAACTCTATTAAATGCTGTGAAGACGAGTTTTTAAAGGCTTTTAGCGAGTATTTGCCTACAAAATTAGATGATAATTTTTATATTTTTAGGCAAGAATTTAAAATAGGAATTTCAACTCACGATTTAGCAATAAATGGCGGTATTTATATACAAGATTACTCAAGCTATTTATGTGCTAAGGCTTTAAATGTTAGTTCAAGCGATATTATTTTGGATATGTGTGCCGCTCCGGGTGGTAAGAGTATAAATCTAGCTAATTTTAGCGGCAATTGTGAAAATCTAAGCTCAAATGAGCTAAATAGCAAAAGATTTCATAAGCTTAAAACAATCCTAGCAAACTACGGCGTAAAGGCAAAAACTTATAATCACGATGGCATTTTGATAGGTCGCAAGACACCCAAGCGATTTAGTAAAATATTGCTTGATGCTCCGTGTAGTACATTTATGCATGATTTTAGTATAGAAAAATCGCATAAAGAAATAAAGCAAATCGCCACTACTCAAAAAAAGCTTCTAAACTCAGCCCTAACAGCATTAAAAGTTGGTGGAGAGCTAGTATATAGCACTTGCACGCATAATTTTTATGAAAATGAAGCAGTGATTTATAATGCGCTTAATTCTAAGTTTGGTGTAGAATTATTAGATATTTCTTTGCCTTGCGAGTATTTACAAGGACTAAGTAATTATGATGAAAAATATAGCGATGATAGACTTACTAAAACCTATCGCATAAAGCCAAGCAACACACATTCAGGCTTTTTCATCGCAAAATTAAGGAAGATTAAATGA